In Rhizobium sp. ARZ01, a genomic segment contains:
- a CDS encoding DUF1194 domain-containing protein → MNLQCALLVCFGVLGGSTPGQLSPVDVDLELILAVDVSYSMEIDEQRIQRQGYVNAFLQPELIQAVQSGPLGRIAVTYVEWGGSAVQIVPWTLIDGPSTARQFSETLRRQPMRRISFTSISNTLAFSRKLFQINPVQGMRRVIDISGDGPNNAGVPAPVARNSTVAQGIVIDGLPIMLMRPDAASIPDLDTYYENCVIGGDGAFLLKVSDIGHFETAIFRKLIVEILGSNVSDLKRSPWPLKRVDDRAGYNCFVGEEMQERRIGQ, encoded by the coding sequence ATGAACCTGCAATGCGCTCTTCTTGTTTGCTTTGGCGTGTTGGGGGGCAGCACACCCGGCCAACTTTCTCCCGTTGACGTCGATCTTGAACTGATTCTGGCCGTCGATGTCTCCTACTCAATGGAGATTGATGAACAGCGAATTCAACGCCAAGGCTATGTGAATGCCTTTCTCCAGCCCGAACTCATCCAGGCTGTCCAGAGCGGACCTCTCGGCAGAATTGCCGTGACATACGTTGAGTGGGGCGGGTCTGCGGTCCAAATCGTCCCCTGGACACTGATCGACGGCCCCAGCACCGCGCGTCAATTTTCCGAAACACTGCGCCGGCAACCGATGAGGCGGATCTCCTTCACCTCCATTTCCAACACCCTTGCATTTTCCAGAAAGCTCTTTCAGATCAACCCGGTCCAGGGAATGCGGCGCGTCATCGACATCTCGGGAGACGGACCGAACAACGCCGGCGTGCCGGCACCCGTCGCCCGCAATTCGACCGTCGCGCAAGGCATCGTGATCGATGGTCTCCCCATCATGCTGATGCGCCCCGACGCCGCTTCGATTCCGGATCTCGACACCTACTATGAGAATTGTGTGATCGGCGGAGATGGCGCCTTTCTGCTAAAAGTCTCCGACATCGGCCATTTTGAGACTGCTATCTTCCGCAAGCTCATCGTCGAGATACTGGGGTCGAACGTAAGCGACCTGAAACGGTCTCCTTGGCCGTTGAAACGCGTCGACGACCGCGCGGGCTACAATTGTTTTGTCGGCGAGGAAATGCAGGAGCGCCGGATCGGACAATAG
- a CDS encoding metalloregulator ArsR/SmtB family transcription factor produces the protein MTYDYRQMAALADPTRRQVFELIVQKPRSVAELTRSLPVSQPAVSQHLKALRDANLVRAEARGASNVYHIDPNGLGEMRAWLDSIWTDALGSFREAINESVEARE, from the coding sequence ATGACTTATGATTATCGCCAAATGGCGGCGCTTGCCGATCCTACGCGCAGACAGGTGTTCGAGCTGATTGTACAAAAACCGCGATCGGTGGCGGAACTCACGCGTTCGCTGCCAGTATCGCAACCAGCTGTGTCTCAACATCTGAAGGCGCTGCGAGACGCCAATCTCGTCCGGGCCGAAGCGCGTGGGGCGAGCAACGTATACCACATCGATCCGAACGGGCTTGGAGAGATGCGGGCATGGCTCGACAGCATTTGGACAGATGCGCTTGGTTCGTTTCGAGAGGCAATCAACGAGAGTGTGGAGGCCAGAGAATGA
- a CDS encoding cytochrome c has protein sequence MRTLILAIAALALTGSAAFADPIADRKALMKERGKLAGTLAPMVKGEMPFDAAVAMAALNGLNANAQRFDVDVLFPAGSETGDTAALPTIWQDMPAFKAAAEKFQVDVAAAVAANPQDLDALKVQFNAVTTNCGACHEKFRMKKQ, from the coding sequence ATGAGAACGCTCATTCTTGCCATCGCCGCACTCGCGCTTACGGGCTCCGCCGCCTTCGCTGACCCAATTGCAGACCGTAAGGCTCTCATGAAGGAGCGCGGCAAACTGGCCGGCACCCTCGCTCCCATGGTCAAGGGAGAAATGCCGTTTGACGCTGCCGTTGCCATGGCCGCCCTCAACGGCCTTAACGCGAATGCACAACGTTTCGACGTGGATGTATTGTTTCCCGCTGGGAGTGAAACCGGAGACACGGCCGCCCTCCCGACAATTTGGCAAGACATGCCCGCTTTCAAAGCGGCCGCCGAGAAATTCCAAGTGGATGTGGCCGCTGCGGTCGCTGCCAATCCGCAGGATCTCGACGCATTGAAGGTTCAGTTCAATGCGGTAACCACAAATTGCGGCGCATGCCACGAGAAATTCCGAATGAAGAAACAGTAG
- a CDS encoding DUF1254 domain-containing protein, producing the protein MILVTQTAIALAQTPPAIPGSISTPNAVETPIGKLEFKDGVPTRETAAKLYDNLDFTYAYRAFMDNMRGVSIRALRNGLQSIGVKENEVLVFSDLMDAKSLFLTANADTIYVMGYLDLAKGPVVLETPPDFLGAVQDAWFRWVIDVGGPGPDRGQGGKYLIVPPDYNGPLPDGGYYIAHAKTNTVLWFGRSFLDNHSDPKPVVETIRKSTKVYPYEPGGVGTSIADFLSGKAKLGQIKPPPAMVFHEGSGKVVNTIPPNDWSYFELLNEVVQSEPATSLDAELMGPLASIGIVKGKQFAPDERMKKIMTEALAAANATSRSLFMSPRDPNWFYYPNSSWFNFLFDTGYEFETPIPMITVEGVKPYPPTGYRTMDARTNFFYGITGITPAMAMRLPGIGSQYLLATTDADKNHFDGAKTYKVTLPKGIPAENFWSFTVYDNMSRSMLDTPQRYPRAGSQSYPSPAAEAAADGSTTIWFSPKQPDGVARGNWIQTDPQKGWFVILRLYSPLEPFFDKSWRPGEIEVVK; encoded by the coding sequence ATGATCCTTGTCACACAAACGGCAATCGCGTTGGCCCAGACGCCTCCGGCGATACCAGGGTCTATTTCGACGCCAAATGCCGTCGAGACCCCCATAGGCAAGCTGGAATTCAAGGATGGGGTGCCGACAAGGGAAACCGCCGCCAAACTCTACGACAACCTTGACTTCACCTACGCCTACCGCGCCTTCATGGACAACATGCGCGGGGTCAGCATCCGTGCGCTGCGCAATGGGCTACAAAGCATAGGAGTCAAGGAAAACGAGGTCCTCGTCTTCTCCGACCTGATGGATGCCAAATCCCTGTTCCTGACGGCGAATGCCGACACGATCTATGTGATGGGCTACCTCGATCTTGCGAAGGGGCCCGTGGTGCTTGAGACGCCGCCAGACTTCCTCGGAGCCGTACAGGACGCGTGGTTTCGCTGGGTGATCGATGTCGGTGGGCCGGGGCCTGATCGCGGCCAAGGCGGCAAGTATCTGATTGTGCCGCCTGACTACAACGGACCGCTCCCGGACGGCGGTTATTATATCGCCCATGCCAAAACCAACACCGTACTGTGGTTTGGCCGGTCTTTTCTCGACAACCACAGCGATCCAAAGCCGGTCGTCGAGACCATCCGCAAGTCCACCAAGGTCTATCCCTACGAGCCGGGCGGCGTGGGAACGTCGATCGCCGACTTTCTTTCGGGCAAGGCCAAACTCGGGCAGATCAAACCGCCACCGGCGATGGTGTTCCACGAGGGCAGCGGCAAGGTAGTCAACACGATTCCGCCCAACGACTGGAGCTACTTCGAACTGCTGAACGAAGTGGTTCAGAGCGAGCCCGCCACGTCGCTTGATGCCGAATTGATGGGGCCACTGGCGTCGATCGGGATTGTCAAGGGAAAGCAATTTGCTCCGGACGAGCGGATGAAGAAGATCATGACCGAGGCGCTCGCGGCTGCCAATGCGACTTCGCGCAGCTTGTTTATGAGTCCGCGCGATCCGAACTGGTTCTACTATCCCAATTCGTCCTGGTTCAATTTCCTGTTCGACACCGGCTACGAGTTCGAAACACCTATCCCGATGATCACCGTGGAAGGGGTAAAGCCCTATCCACCGACCGGCTATCGGACGATGGATGCGCGCACAAATTTCTTCTACGGAATAACCGGCATTACGCCGGCCATGGCGATGCGTCTGCCAGGGATCGGCTCACAATACCTGCTCGCCACGACGGACGCGGACAAAAACCATTTCGACGGTGCCAAAACTTACAAGGTCACGCTCCCCAAGGGCATCCCGGCGGAAAATTTCTGGTCGTTCACCGTCTACGACAACATGTCTCGTTCGATGCTTGATACGCCGCAGCGCTATCCGCGAGCCGGAAGCCAAAGCTATCCTTCGCCTGCTGCCGAAGCGGCCGCCGACGGCTCCACAACGATCTGGTTCAGTCCGAAGCAACCCGATGGCGTTGCCCGCGGCAACTGGATTCAAACCGATCCGCAAAAGGGTTGGTTCGTGATCCTTCGCCTCTACAGCCCACTGGAGCCCTTCTTCGACAAGTCCTGGCGACCGGGCGAGATCGAAGTAGTGAAGTGA
- a CDS encoding CatB-related O-acetyltransferase produces MPLLNPLLAHPITTPDGTVIRNTVYLRNVIDHPRMEVGDYSYASDFTCPDDWAATLAPYLFPFSAEKLVIGRFVQIAHGVRFITSSANHPMDGYTTYPFRVFDLAGTGGYADLPHKDTVVGHDVWIGYGALVMPGVTIGPGAIVAAGAVVTRDIAPYTIVGGNPAVPVRKRFSDDVISALLELAWWDWDPEQIERNIAALETADLAALRSA; encoded by the coding sequence ATGCCATTGCTCAACCCGCTTCTTGCCCACCCGATCACGACGCCCGACGGCACCGTCATCCGGAACACCGTCTATCTCCGCAACGTCATCGATCACCCCAGGATGGAGGTCGGCGACTATTCCTATGCCAGCGACTTCACCTGCCCCGACGACTGGGCCGCAACGCTGGCGCCCTATCTTTTTCCCTTCAGTGCGGAGAAGCTGGTGATCGGCCGGTTCGTGCAGATCGCCCACGGCGTGCGCTTCATCACCAGTTCGGCGAACCATCCGATGGACGGCTACACGACTTATCCCTTCCGCGTCTTCGACCTTGCCGGGACCGGCGGCTATGCCGATCTGCCCCACAAGGACACGGTCGTCGGCCACGACGTCTGGATCGGCTACGGCGCGCTGGTTATGCCTGGCGTCACGATCGGCCCGGGCGCGATCGTCGCCGCCGGCGCGGTCGTCACGCGCGACATTGCTCCCTACACGATCGTCGGCGGCAATCCCGCGGTCCCCGTTCGCAAGCGTTTCAGCGATGATGTGATTTCCGCCCTCCTCGAACTTGCCTGGTGGGATTGGGACCCTGAGCAGATCGAGCGCAACATCGCTGCGCTCGAAACTGCCGATCTGGCCGCGCTGCGATCGGCCTGA
- a CDS encoding substrate-binding domain-containing protein: MRKKLLGLTVAAVAAFGGIGHAQDKNVTIGVSIPAADHGWTAGVVFHAERVAKQLMEKHPGLNVIVKTSPDPASQANAVQDLETQGIDALVILPTDPDPLVNAIKEVKGKGTFVALVDRAPSVNDNSVRDLYVAGNNPALGQTAGEYIKATTPDAEVVVIRGLPIPIDQQRQDGFDKGIEGSNVKVLDRQYGNWNRDDAFKVMQDYLTKYPKIDVVWCQDDDMAVGVLQAIEQAKRTDIQYVVAGAGSKDMIKKVMDGDKMIPVDVLYPPAMVGTALEMTAANFYGQVPVRGVYTIDATLVTKDNAKDYYFPESPF, from the coding sequence ATGCGCAAGAAACTACTGGGCCTGACAGTTGCAGCCGTTGCTGCCTTTGGCGGCATCGGCCACGCACAGGACAAGAACGTCACGATCGGCGTGTCGATCCCGGCCGCCGACCACGGCTGGACCGCTGGCGTCGTCTTCCATGCCGAGCGTGTCGCCAAGCAACTGATGGAGAAGCACCCGGGCCTGAACGTCATCGTCAAGACCTCGCCGGATCCGGCAAGCCAGGCAAACGCGGTGCAGGACCTCGAGACGCAGGGCATCGACGCGCTCGTCATCCTGCCGACCGATCCCGATCCACTCGTCAACGCCATCAAGGAAGTGAAGGGCAAGGGCACGTTCGTCGCGCTCGTCGACCGCGCTCCCTCGGTGAATGACAATTCGGTGCGCGATCTCTATGTCGCCGGCAACAATCCGGCGCTTGGTCAGACCGCCGGCGAGTACATCAAGGCAACGACGCCGGACGCCGAAGTCGTCGTCATCCGCGGCCTGCCGATTCCGATCGATCAGCAGCGCCAGGACGGTTTCGACAAGGGCATCGAGGGCTCGAACGTCAAGGTTCTCGACCGCCAGTACGGCAACTGGAACCGCGACGACGCCTTCAAGGTCATGCAGGACTACCTGACCAAGTACCCGAAGATCGACGTGGTCTGGTGCCAGGACGACGACATGGCCGTCGGCGTACTGCAGGCGATCGAGCAGGCCAAGCGTACCGACATCCAGTATGTCGTCGCCGGCGCCGGCTCGAAGGACATGATCAAGAAGGTCATGGACGGCGACAAGATGATCCCGGTCGATGTTCTCTATCCGCCGGCAATGGTTGGCACAGCGCTCGAAATGACGGCCGCCAACTTCTACGGCCAGGTGCCGGTGCGCGGCGTCTACACGATCGACGCGACGCTCGTCACCAAGGACAACGCCAAGGACTACTATTTCCCGGAATCGCCGTTCTGA
- a CDS encoding DUF1254 domain-containing protein produces the protein MNTRLTTVSLALSLSLFNGQGAAAADPTPVTVDNFVRAETDLYLSGAYKDGGLGKFVHRREPAAIDDQIVIRLNRDTLYSSAVFDLDAGPVTITLPDAGDRFMSMQVISEDHYVPEVVYGAGSYTLDKDKVGTRYALAAIRTLVDPSSPDDVAKVHALQDAIKVEQASAGSFEVPNWDAVSQKKVRDALLSLQSTLPDFRRAFGKKEDVDPIRHLLASAAAWGGNPDRDATYLNVTPPDNDGTTIYKLTVKDVPVDGFWSVSLYNADGYYEKNQYNAYSINNVTAKKGADGEVDIQFGGCDGKIPNCLPIMKGWNYTVRLYRPHEDILNGSWKFPEPQPVKS, from the coding sequence ATGAACACACGCCTGACAACTGTTTCCCTCGCGCTATCGCTTTCATTGTTCAACGGACAGGGCGCTGCCGCGGCCGATCCCACTCCGGTGACCGTGGACAACTTCGTCCGTGCTGAAACTGACCTCTATTTGTCCGGCGCCTATAAGGACGGTGGACTCGGAAAGTTCGTCCATCGCCGCGAGCCGGCCGCGATTGACGATCAGATCGTCATCAGACTGAACCGCGACACCCTATACTCGTCCGCAGTTTTTGATCTGGATGCCGGCCCGGTGACGATTACGCTGCCCGACGCCGGCGATCGTTTCATGTCGATGCAGGTCATCAGCGAGGATCATTACGTGCCGGAGGTCGTCTATGGCGCCGGCAGCTACACCCTCGACAAGGACAAGGTCGGAACGCGATATGCACTGGCCGCTATCCGAACGCTGGTTGATCCTTCCAGCCCCGATGACGTGGCAAAAGTGCACGCGCTGCAGGACGCGATCAAGGTCGAGCAGGCAAGCGCGGGCAGCTTCGAGGTGCCGAATTGGGACGCGGTCAGCCAGAAGAAGGTTCGCGACGCACTCCTGTCCCTGCAGTCGACGCTGCCCGACTTTAGGAGAGCCTTCGGCAAAAAGGAAGACGTCGATCCGATCCGCCACCTGCTCGCAAGTGCTGCGGCCTGGGGCGGCAATCCGGATAGGGACGCGACCTATCTGAACGTCACGCCGCCTGACAACGACGGCACGACGATCTACAAGTTGACGGTCAAGGATGTGCCCGTCGATGGCTTCTGGTCGGTCAGCCTCTACAATGCGGACGGCTATTACGAGAAGAACCAGTACAACGCCTATTCGATAAACAATGTCACCGCCAAGAAGGGCGCGGACGGCGAAGTCGACATCCAGTTCGGGGGCTGCGACGGCAAAATTCCAAACTGTCTGCCGATCATGAAGGGCTGGAACTATACGGTGCGGCTCTATCGGCCGCATGAGGACATTTTGAACGGAAGTTGGAAGTTCCCGGAACCTCAGCCCGTGAAATCGTAG
- a CDS encoding SRPBCC family protein gives MTAIGSIKPQPVIKSVTVEASVERAFDVFTSGFGSWWPATHSIGASALREAVIEPRAGGRWYEIGEDGSECEWGEVLAWERPTRLVLAWRIGADWRYDPHLLTEVEITFTQVGTTATRVELEHRLLENMGDKEAAAREAFNSPGGWPGLLAAYASMVG, from the coding sequence ATGACCGCAATAGGCAGCATAAAGCCGCAACCCGTCATAAAATCGGTCACTGTTGAAGCGTCGGTTGAACGGGCATTCGACGTTTTTACGAGTGGGTTTGGAAGCTGGTGGCCGGCGACTCATTCGATTGGCGCGTCCGCACTGCGGGAAGCTGTCATTGAACCGAGGGCGGGCGGCCGCTGGTACGAGATCGGAGAAGACGGCAGCGAATGCGAGTGGGGAGAAGTCCTCGCGTGGGAGAGGCCCACAAGACTGGTGCTTGCATGGCGTATCGGCGCGGACTGGCGCTACGACCCGCATCTGCTGACGGAGGTCGAGATCACCTTCACGCAGGTGGGTACGACTGCAACGCGCGTCGAACTGGAGCATCGGCTGCTGGAAAACATGGGCGACAAGGAAGCGGCAGCCCGCGAAGCCTTCAACTCGCCAGGCGGGTGGCCCGGTCTGTTGGCAGCGTACGCGAGCATGGTGGGATAG
- a CDS encoding sugar phosphate isomerase/epimerase: MKTIKGPALFLAQFAGDAAPFNSWDSITKWAADIGYKGVQVPSWDGRLIDLKKAAESKTYCDDFKGKARENGVEVTELSTHLQGQLVAVHPAYDEAFDGFAAPEVRGNPKARQEWAVNQVKMALTASKNLGIGAHATFSGALAWPFVYPWPQRPAGLVETAFDELARRWKPILDHAEDCGVDVCYEIHPGEDLHDGITYEMFLERTGNHARACMLYDPSHYVLQCLDYLDNIDIYKDRIRMFHVKDAEFNPTGRQGVYGGYQGWVNRAGRFRSLGDGQVDFGAVFSKMAANDFSGWAVVEWECALKHPEDGAREGAEFVKHHIIRVTEKAFDDFADAGTDQAANRRMLGI; encoded by the coding sequence ATGAAGACGATCAAGGGACCGGCACTGTTTCTCGCCCAGTTTGCCGGCGACGCGGCACCGTTCAACTCGTGGGACTCGATTACCAAATGGGCGGCCGACATCGGCTACAAGGGCGTTCAGGTACCAAGCTGGGACGGCCGGCTGATCGACCTGAAGAAGGCCGCCGAATCCAAAACCTACTGCGACGATTTTAAAGGCAAGGCGCGCGAGAACGGCGTCGAGGTCACCGAGCTTTCCACACATCTACAGGGCCAACTCGTCGCCGTGCATCCGGCCTATGACGAAGCCTTTGACGGCTTTGCCGCCCCCGAGGTGCGCGGCAATCCGAAGGCGCGACAGGAATGGGCCGTCAATCAAGTGAAGATGGCACTGACGGCGTCAAAGAACCTCGGCATCGGTGCGCACGCGACGTTCTCCGGCGCGCTCGCCTGGCCCTTCGTCTATCCGTGGCCGCAGCGCCCCGCCGGTCTCGTCGAGACCGCCTTTGACGAGCTTGCCCGCCGCTGGAAGCCGATCCTCGACCATGCCGAGGACTGCGGCGTTGACGTCTGCTACGAGATTCACCCGGGCGAAGACCTGCACGACGGCATCACCTACGAGATGTTTCTGGAGCGCACCGGCAACCATGCCCGCGCGTGCATGCTCTACGACCCCTCACACTACGTGCTGCAGTGCCTCGACTATCTCGACAACATCGACATCTACAAGGACCGCATCCGGATGTTCCACGTCAAGGACGCGGAGTTCAATCCGACCGGCCGGCAGGGCGTCTATGGCGGCTACCAGGGCTGGGTGAACCGGGCCGGGCGCTTCCGCTCGCTCGGCGACGGTCAGGTCGATTTCGGCGCGGTCTTTTCCAAGATGGCGGCGAACGACTTTTCCGGCTGGGCCGTGGTCGAATGGGAATGCGCGCTGAAGCATCCCGAGGACGGCGCGCGCGAGGGCGCCGAATTCGTCAAGCACCACATCATCCGTGTCACGGAGAAAGCCTTCGACGACTTTGCCGATGCGGGCACGGATCAGGCGGCGAACCGGCGCATGCTGGGAATCTGA
- a CDS encoding Gfo/Idh/MocA family oxidoreductase — protein MAIEGSMSETRERRIRLGMVGGGAGAFIGAVHRIAARLDDHYELVAGALSSTAEKSIASGRELGLDPARCYGSFKEMAIREAKLKNGIEAVAIVTPNHVHYEAAKEFLKRGIHVICDKPLTSTLGDAKKLKRLADESDALFVLTHNYTGYPMVRQARQMVKDGVLGQIRLVQMEYPQDWLTENIEQTGQKQAAWRTDPSKSGAGGSTGDIGTHAYNLGCFVSGLELEELSADLDSFVPGRKLDDNAHVMMRFAEKDGVRAKGMLWCSQVAPGHENGLKVRVYGTKGGLEWVQADPNYLWYTPFGEPKRLITRNGAGSDAAAARVSRVPSGHPEGYLEGFANIYTEAARAIYAKRKGTKVDPAVLYPTVDDGLKGMVFVDACVQSSKKNGVWVKV, from the coding sequence ATGGCAATCGAAGGAAGCATGAGCGAGACGCGGGAACGGCGGATCAGGCTCGGCATGGTGGGCGGCGGGGCCGGCGCCTTCATCGGCGCGGTGCACCGCATCGCCGCAAGGCTCGACGATCACTATGAACTCGTGGCGGGCGCGCTGTCGTCTACGGCGGAGAAATCGATCGCCTCGGGCCGCGAGCTCGGGCTCGATCCGGCCCGCTGCTACGGCAGCTTCAAGGAGATGGCGATCCGCGAGGCCAAGCTGAAGAACGGCATCGAGGCGGTCGCCATCGTCACGCCCAACCACGTGCACTACGAGGCGGCGAAGGAGTTCTTGAAGCGCGGCATCCACGTGATCTGCGACAAGCCGCTGACCTCCACGCTCGGCGACGCGAAGAAGCTGAAGAGGCTTGCCGACGAGAGCGACGCGCTGTTCGTGCTCACCCATAACTACACCGGCTACCCGATGGTCCGTCAGGCGCGGCAGATGGTGAAGGATGGCGTGCTGGGCCAGATCCGTCTGGTGCAGATGGAATATCCGCAGGACTGGCTGACGGAGAACATCGAACAGACCGGCCAGAAGCAGGCGGCCTGGCGCACTGATCCGTCGAAGTCGGGTGCGGGCGGCTCGACCGGCGACATCGGTACCCATGCCTACAATCTCGGCTGCTTCGTTTCCGGCCTCGAACTGGAGGAGCTTTCCGCCGACCTCGACAGCTTCGTCCCCGGCCGCAAGCTCGACGACAACGCCCATGTGATGATGCGTTTTGCGGAGAAGGACGGCGTGCGTGCCAAGGGTATGCTCTGGTGCAGCCAGGTGGCGCCCGGCCACGAGAACGGCCTCAAGGTGCGGGTCTACGGCACCAAGGGCGGGCTCGAATGGGTGCAGGCCGATCCGAACTACCTGTGGTACACACCCTTCGGCGAGCCGAAGCGCCTCATCACCCGCAACGGTGCCGGTTCGGACGCCGCCGCCGCCCGCGTGAGCCGCGTTCCCTCGGGGCATCCGGAAGGCTACCTCGAAGGCTTCGCCAACATCTACACCGAAGCTGCCCGCGCGATCTATGCGAAGCGCAAGGGCACGAAGGTCGATCCGGCCGTGCTCTACCCGACCGTCGACGACGGCCTGAAGGGCATGGTCTTCGTCGATGCCTGCGTGCAGTCCTCGAAGAAGAACGGGGTCTGGGTGAAGGTGTGA